The following coding sequences are from one Leptolyngbya sp. NIES-3755 window:
- a CDS encoding hypothetical protein (similar to AA sequence:cyanobase_aa:LBDG_22800), giving the protein MYRLWHSLVLVPVLAGSIALSASAQERVTSIDEISNPTLKGQVTSVSQLSDVRPTDWAFQALQSLVERYGCIAGYPDRTYRGNRALTRFEFAAGLNACLDRVNELIAASTADLVKKEDLATLQKLQEEFTAELATLRGAVDSLEARTTTLERQQFSTTTKLTGEAILSVSQVFGADRAITSDQQRVVDAAATPAARTAARNAAITGSATNPDRDVRENAIFASRVRIAFDTSFTGRDRLRTQLQARNITAFSGTGATGITGTNMTRLGYDGTNNNSIELRLEYRFPLGDQTTVFLGTGTNDGLEFNDSIATLSPFESSGNGAISRFGRFNPIYRASTGTGIIINQRLGREFTAGNNFTLSVGYLVPTADAQDPSTDRGLFSGSYAAIAQLAYQPTPNLGIGFTYANAYYSTGSGITGSTGSAFANNPFGSNQTLNTAGNVPTTTNQFGLQANIRLSPGLALAGWAGLTDAKATRTVGATAATRTVREGDRATIFNWAVGLAFPDLFKEGSLGGIIFGMPPKVTSSDFGLATPTAVSARREDRSSSYHLEVFYRYRLNDNISITPGAFVIFNPEGNSANNAIYVGTIRTTFTF; this is encoded by the coding sequence ATGTACCGCCTTTGGCATTCCCTTGTGTTAGTGCCTGTGCTTGCGGGGTCAATCGCTCTCTCTGCATCGGCTCAAGAGCGCGTGACCTCGATCGATGAAATCTCAAACCCGACTCTCAAAGGTCAAGTTACTTCAGTTTCTCAATTGTCTGATGTTCGTCCGACCGATTGGGCGTTTCAAGCTTTGCAATCCTTAGTTGAGCGCTATGGTTGTATTGCTGGGTATCCCGATCGCACTTATCGCGGAAATCGGGCATTAACTCGGTTTGAATTTGCAGCGGGACTGAATGCTTGTCTCGATCGCGTCAACGAACTCATCGCAGCTTCTACTGCCGATCTCGTTAAGAAAGAAGATTTAGCAACACTGCAAAAGCTACAAGAAGAATTTACTGCCGAGTTAGCGACCCTTCGTGGAGCGGTGGATAGCTTAGAAGCTCGGACAACAACGCTTGAAAGACAGCAATTTTCAACCACAACCAAGCTGACCGGGGAAGCGATTCTTTCAGTTAGCCAAGTGTTCGGAGCTGATCGAGCAATTACCTCTGACCAACAGCGTGTCGTCGATGCGGCGGCGACTCCAGCAGCACGAACAGCGGCGCGAAATGCTGCCATTACCGGATCGGCAACGAACCCCGATCGAGATGTTCGCGAAAATGCAATCTTTGCAAGTCGTGTTCGGATTGCCTTTGATACGAGTTTCACGGGACGCGATCGCTTAAGAACTCAGTTGCAAGCGAGAAACATCACTGCTTTTAGTGGTACAGGAGCAACCGGAATCACGGGGACGAATATGACTCGTCTCGGTTATGACGGGACGAACAATAACTCGATCGAGCTTCGTCTGGAATATCGCTTTCCTCTGGGCGATCAAACGACCGTGTTTCTCGGAACTGGAACCAATGATGGTTTAGAGTTCAATGATTCGATCGCGACCCTTAGCCCGTTTGAGTCGAGCGGAAACGGTGCGATTTCTCGATTCGGACGATTCAATCCGATCTACCGAGCTAGTACTGGAACTGGGATCATTATCAATCAGCGGTTAGGACGAGAATTTACGGCTGGAAACAATTTCACGCTTTCAGTAGGTTACTTGGTCCCGACCGCAGATGCTCAAGATCCAAGTACCGATCGCGGTTTGTTTAGTGGTAGCTATGCAGCGATCGCGCAGTTAGCGTACCAACCCACTCCCAATCTAGGAATCGGGTTCACCTACGCAAATGCTTACTACAGCACCGGATCTGGAATCACAGGTAGTACTGGAAGTGCTTTCGCTAACAATCCCTTTGGTAGTAACCAAACCTTAAACACCGCTGGGAACGTTCCGACGACCACGAACCAGTTCGGTCTGCAAGCGAATATTCGCCTTAGTCCTGGATTGGCGTTAGCAGGTTGGGCAGGTTTGACCGATGCGAAAGCAACCCGAACCGTTGGCGCGACGGCTGCGACGAGAACTGTTCGAGAAGGCGATCGAGCAACGATTTTCAACTGGGCGGTTGGTCTAGCATTTCCAGATTTGTTCAAAGAAGGTAGCTTAGGCGGAATCATCTTTGGAATGCCGCCGAAAGTGACGAGCAGCGATTTTGGTTTAGCGACCCCGACTGCTGTTTCGGCACGTCGAGAAGATCGGAGTTCTTCCTACCATTTGGAAGTGTTCTACCGTTATCGTCTGAACGACAACATCTCGATCACGCCTGGAGCTTTCGTGATCTTCAATCCTGAAGGTAATTCTGCCAACAACGCGATTTATGTTGGCACAATTCGGACAACGTTCACTTTCTAG
- a CDS encoding periplasmic phosphate binding protein (similar to AA sequence:cyanobase_aa:LBDG_22810), which translates to MSPPEAGATFPALLYERYISEFKKKEPSINVNYQAIGSGGGIRQVIAGVVDFGGSDAAMTDEDMAKVSRGIILVPTAGGAVTPVYNLPGVNNLKLSREVLPEIFAGRITKWNDPKIAKDNSGVNLPNSDIKSVVRADGSGTTFIFTNHLSAVSPYFKGRVGVGTAPKWTTNPLRGRGNPGVAALVQKTPGSIGYVEYSFAKKNNLSVAAVQNQKGEFLTPSIDNTNKALSTVNFPPNFRVFEGNPADGYPITGLTWMMVYKQYDSPQKSEAMKKWIEYVLTEGQNLNGSLDFTRIPEPVAQRALQQVRAEVKP; encoded by the coding sequence TTGTCACCCCCTGAAGCAGGCGCGACTTTCCCTGCCTTGTTGTACGAGCGATACATTTCAGAATTTAAGAAAAAGGAACCTAGCATCAATGTGAACTATCAAGCGATCGGAAGCGGTGGCGGAATTCGCCAGGTGATCGCGGGTGTAGTTGACTTCGGTGGAAGCGATGCAGCAATGACCGACGAAGATATGGCGAAGGTCAGTCGCGGGATTATTTTGGTTCCAACCGCAGGTGGAGCCGTCACTCCGGTTTATAATCTTCCAGGTGTGAACAATCTAAAGCTTTCACGCGAAGTGTTACCAGAAATTTTCGCAGGTCGGATTACGAAGTGGAATGATCCGAAGATTGCAAAAGACAATAGTGGTGTAAATTTACCGAATTCAGACATTAAATCGGTTGTACGTGCAGACGGTAGTGGTACAACGTTTATTTTCACCAATCACCTCAGTGCAGTGAGTCCGTACTTCAAAGGTCGTGTGGGTGTAGGAACGGCTCCGAAGTGGACAACGAATCCGCTTAGAGGTCGGGGAAATCCGGGTGTTGCTGCATTAGTTCAGAAAACTCCAGGCTCGATTGGTTATGTTGAGTACTCTTTCGCGAAGAAGAACAATCTCTCAGTTGCAGCGGTGCAGAATCAGAAGGGCGAATTTTTGACCCCTTCGATCGACAACACCAACAAGGCGCTTTCTACAGTCAATTTCCCGCCGAACTTCCGGGTGTTTGAAGGCAATCCAGCCGATGGCTATCCGATCACGGGACTCACTTGGATGATGGTGTACAAGCAGTATGACAGTCCTCAGAAGTCGGAAGCGATGAAGAAATGGATTGAGTATGTGCTAACGGAAGGGCAGAACTTGAATGGAAGCTTAGACTTTACTCGGATTCCTGAACCTGTGGCACAACGCGCTCTGCAACAGGTGAGAGCAGAAGTGAAGCCTTAG
- a CDS encoding transposase (similar to AA sequence:cyanobase_aa:LBDG_56430), whose amino-acid sequence MLPIFYQSCLKSQLSAAQFITLEILVELLQQERRITIERLATLFPQPILFESRRRNLQRFLSLPQMTPEALWFPIAKQWIKQHIPRGQTLQIALDRTQWDKHNLMMVSFIYQNRAIPLYWIWLDKQGQSSLKDQQKVLRPVFQLLKKRRFVLLGDREFHSIELAAWCVQNRVSFVFRLPKSTTVQPETGASFSRLDHLPQVPGAAEQYLQIQVTQKRGFGRHNLVIYQKRAYARSTTPEVWYLLTNLTDVNQVLFHYDFRFCIEPGFKDLKSGGYHLEDCHADPRRFTALLVLMTLAYSLASIQGHRIRKKQVQRYVGRVKEPKRTQNRHSQFWIGLYGSLWIGSLNLWSTLAHQLMALKPQKRTFFQRGLNAISLIQSAL is encoded by the coding sequence ATGTTGCCTATATTCTATCAATCCTGTTTGAAATCGCAACTCTCGGCTGCTCAATTCATCACGCTCGAAATCCTTGTCGAACTGTTGCAGCAAGAACGCAGAATTACGATTGAACGACTTGCAACGCTATTTCCCCAACCGATTCTATTTGAGAGTAGACGGCGCAATCTGCAACGATTCCTGAGTTTGCCCCAGATGACACCGGAAGCGTTATGGTTTCCCATCGCTAAGCAGTGGATTAAGCAACACATTCCGCGTGGACAAACCTTACAGATTGCACTTGACCGAACGCAATGGGATAAACATAACCTGATGATGGTCAGTTTTATTTATCAGAACCGAGCCATCCCGTTGTATTGGATATGGCTCGATAAACAAGGACAGAGTTCTCTCAAGGATCAACAAAAAGTGTTGCGCCCTGTATTTCAATTGTTGAAAAAACGTCGCTTTGTCTTATTAGGAGACCGAGAATTCCACAGTATCGAACTCGCTGCTTGGTGTGTGCAGAACCGAGTCTCGTTCGTGTTTCGTTTACCGAAGAGTACGACTGTTCAACCAGAGACAGGTGCAAGCTTTTCGCGCCTTGATCACCTGCCGCAAGTTCCCGGTGCTGCCGAACAATATCTGCAAATCCAAGTGACACAAAAACGCGGGTTCGGCAGACATAATCTGGTGATTTATCAGAAACGCGCTTATGCTCGATCCACAACGCCTGAGGTGTGGTACTTGCTCACCAATCTCACTGATGTCAATCAAGTGCTGTTTCACTACGATTTCAGGTTCTGCATCGAGCCAGGATTTAAGGACTTGAAATCCGGTGGCTACCACCTCGAAGATTGCCATGCTGATCCACGTCGATTTACCGCTCTACTCGTACTCATGACCCTCGCCTATTCACTCGCTTCAATCCAGGGACATCGCATTCGCAAAAAACAAGTGCAGCGCTATGTCGGTCGAGTCAAAGAACCCAAACGCACTCAAAATCGCCACAGCCAATTTTGGATCGGCTTGTATGGAAGTTTATGGATTGGCAGTCTCAATTTGTGGTCAACCTTGGCGCATCAACTCATGGCACTCAAACCCCAAAAACGCACCTTTTTCCAGCGAGGTCTGAACGCCATTTCCTTGATCCAGTCTGCTTTGTAG
- a CDS encoding hypothetical protein (similar to AA sequence:cyanobase_aa:LBDG_22820) → MKVRTIALVAIPHLCCKKKFVRLTALFFSDSVLDLRTFESMTKTLSLPTFPQVPAAARSFVRPMLFAALGLHAFLLFTPFPKAREKPPENKEAPVKITQLPTTKASSKQTPKVAIAKPKPALPKINRPNPNPIVQKSIEPPKAQETNSPESAAAPQSQSKPSNNAGTATAADFPHYSPSTPNCFDRGLGENCRVATANMNTVAAFYLSAPKAKGFTLTPDEETVDKKIYTVATPDKKTLFLHIFKDEPTTVILLSDSKIPDLASLKGSVNIPADYYNLLTDLAPQVDRSDNPQTNAQPEQFPKPEMFFNVISSAELQTGVIPEMRPGIDGSPTLIAGQTPDVFFQTISTAGLSGTFQVTPKGQYGGGNLYQLKKDSTTFYMNLVPTKDNSGTIVVTWLRNPGS, encoded by the coding sequence ATGAAAGTGAGAACGATCGCTCTAGTCGCGATCCCGCATCTGTGCTGTAAGAAAAAATTTGTAAGATTGACAGCCCTATTCTTTTCCGATTCTGTTCTCGATTTACGCACCTTTGAATCCATGACCAAAACTCTCTCCTTACCAACCTTCCCTCAAGTTCCTGCTGCCGCCCGCTCTTTTGTCCGCCCTATGTTATTTGCGGCACTAGGATTACACGCATTCTTACTATTCACGCCCTTTCCAAAAGCAAGAGAAAAGCCACCAGAGAACAAAGAAGCTCCGGTGAAAATCACACAGTTACCCACCACGAAAGCAAGCTCGAAACAAACTCCGAAAGTTGCGATCGCAAAACCAAAACCTGCACTGCCAAAGATCAATCGCCCAAATCCGAATCCGATCGTGCAAAAGTCGATCGAGCCTCCCAAAGCACAAGAGACCAATTCTCCAGAATCCGCAGCGGCTCCCCAATCCCAATCCAAACCTTCTAACAATGCAGGAACTGCGACGGCTGCCGATTTTCCGCACTATAGTCCGTCTACTCCAAACTGTTTCGATCGTGGACTCGGTGAAAACTGTCGAGTTGCTACTGCAAATATGAATACGGTTGCAGCATTCTATCTCTCTGCACCCAAAGCAAAGGGCTTTACGCTCACTCCAGATGAAGAGACGGTTGATAAAAAGATCTACACGGTCGCAACACCAGACAAGAAAACCTTGTTCTTGCATATATTCAAAGATGAACCGACCACAGTGATCTTGCTCAGTGATAGTAAGATTCCAGACTTAGCATCACTTAAAGGCTCAGTGAACATTCCAGCAGATTACTACAATCTCCTCACTGATCTGGCTCCTCAAGTCGATCGCTCTGACAATCCCCAAACGAATGCTCAACCCGAACAGTTTCCTAAACCAGAAATGTTCTTTAACGTGATTAGTTCAGCAGAGTTGCAAACTGGAGTGATTCCAGAAATGCGACCTGGAATTGATGGCAGTCCAACCTTGATCGCGGGTCAAACGCCTGATGTGTTCTTTCAAACGATTTCGACCGCAGGACTTTCTGGAACATTCCAGGTGACTCCAAAAGGTCAGTACGGCGGCGGCAACCTTTATCAGCTCAAGAAGGATAGCACCACGTTTTACATGAACTTAGTCCCGACCAAGGACAATTCAGGAACGATCGTCGTAACGTGGTTAAGAAATCCAGGCAGCTAA
- a CDS encoding biopolymer transport protein ExbD/TolR (similar to AA sequence:cyanobase_aa:LBDG_22830), with protein sequence MKFKNRQQGSQMPEINLVPMMDVIMTILTFFIIVSMTLTNFQSVDATLPSTDKGVNKETPPDPLVIGVTKSGQVEINNGAVTETQMGEQVVAYFQKNPKGTIILKADKSLPYERVIKTLGVLRDVGGDRVSLAIE encoded by the coding sequence ATGAAATTTAAAAACCGACAGCAAGGATCGCAAATGCCTGAAATTAATCTCGTTCCGATGATGGACGTGATTATGACGATTCTTACGTTCTTCATCATCGTATCGATGACATTGACCAATTTTCAATCAGTCGATGCAACGCTGCCGAGTACAGATAAGGGAGTGAATAAAGAAACGCCTCCTGATCCACTCGTGATTGGTGTGACGAAAAGTGGACAAGTCGAAATTAATAACGGTGCGGTGACAGAGACGCAAATGGGTGAGCAAGTCGTTGCGTACTTTCAAAAGAATCCGAAAGGAACCATCATTTTGAAAGCCGATAAGTCTTTGCCTTATGAGCGAGTGATAAAAACTTTGGGAGTATTGCGGGATGTGGGTGGCGATCGCGTTTCTTTAGCGATCGAATAA
- a CDS encoding biopolymer transport protein ExbB like protein (similar to AA sequence:cyanobase_aa:LBDG_22840), which translates to MSNLYEVLAKGGPLMIPLVGLSVATFACAFERSTFWIPLLRTEAKLSHDVLEAAKYSLVDARTIAERANSPIGRFLLAPLKLNQPTPETFRLALETTGDEEFVKMRKGDKLLESVIAIAPLLGLLGTVTGLMATFANLNVGGGAASAEATTKAAAGIGEALTTTAGGMVVAIIALCIFRVSVTLQAKQIDYFSKVGSELELIYRQYWYEPAMNELTRVEMAGMHQQDSDSAELPV; encoded by the coding sequence ATGTCTAACCTCTACGAAGTTCTTGCCAAAGGCGGACCGCTCATGATTCCGCTAGTCGGTTTGTCGGTGGCGACTTTTGCCTGTGCATTTGAACGATCGACCTTTTGGATTCCATTGCTCAGAACCGAAGCTAAGCTTTCCCATGATGTTTTAGAAGCCGCAAAATATAGTCTTGTGGATGCACGAACGATCGCAGAACGAGCAAACTCTCCGATCGGTCGGTTTCTTCTGGCTCCCTTGAAATTAAATCAACCCACTCCCGAAACGTTTCGGTTAGCGTTGGAAACCACAGGCGATGAGGAGTTTGTCAAAATGCGGAAGGGCGATAAATTGCTCGAAAGTGTGATTGCGATCGCGCCTCTGCTCGGATTGCTTGGAACGGTTACAGGTCTGATGGCGACCTTTGCTAACTTAAACGTCGGTGGCGGTGCCGCATCTGCGGAAGCTACAACAAAAGCGGCGGCTGGGATCGGAGAAGCACTCACGACAACAGCAGGCGGTATGGTGGTTGCCATCATCGCGCTCTGTATCTTCCGGGTGTCTGTGACGCTGCAAGCCAAGCAAATAGATTATTTCTCAAAGGTTGGCAGCGAGTTGGAATTGATTTATCGCCAATATTGGTACGAACCTGCAATGAATGAACTCACACGAGTAGAAATGGCAGGAATGCACCAGCAAGATTCAGATTCCGCAGAACTTCCTGTATAG
- a CDS encoding hypothetical protein (hypothetical protein MicvaDRAFT_5028;~similar to AA sequence:cyanobase_aa:LBDG_19830) — MKRRPRNNSYNDERFNRYDREDNYEPNRGKPPVNNSPSWFNATAIGIIAAIFVLGIGVGIAFSAATPTNSTSLVTNLQLDQKAPNAEVCIQNGASAMAVSTRLYVTLVPFKVFVAQAAMEPACILRRANWTVLEQRKLLTAEQTRDCRNRMNTFGYVGDLNNKDKLSVDCVYQSDSAKNLFLDGASIPTLGSDEQF; from the coding sequence ATGAAGCGTAGACCCCGAAACAATTCCTACAACGACGAGCGGTTCAATCGCTACGATCGAGAAGATAACTATGAACCGAATCGAGGAAAACCTCCTGTGAATAACTCCCCCTCATGGTTTAATGCCACTGCGATCGGAATTATCGCAGCCATTTTCGTTTTAGGAATCGGTGTCGGAATCGCCTTTAGTGCTGCTACTCCCACCAACTCGACCAGCTTGGTCACGAACCTGCAACTCGACCAAAAAGCACCCAACGCTGAGGTGTGTATTCAGAACGGTGCGAGCGCGATGGCAGTAAGTACCCGCCTCTATGTAACGCTGGTTCCCTTCAAGGTCTTCGTCGCTCAAGCAGCAATGGAACCCGCTTGTATTTTGAGGCGGGCAAACTGGACGGTTCTCGAACAGCGCAAACTCTTGACCGCTGAACAAACCCGCGACTGCCGCAACCGAATGAATACGTTTGGCTATGTGGGCGACCTGAACAATAAAGATAAATTGTCCGTCGATTGTGTGTACCAAAGCGATAGTGCGAAGAACCTCTTCTTAGATGGCGCATCGATTCCGACCCTGGGTAGTGACGAGCAGTTTTAA
- a CDS encoding hypothetical protein (conserved hypothetical protein;~similar to AA sequence:cyanobase_aa:LBDG_19820): MELLLVFLFMGLIAYLFLQYHNYKIRAIINSNVVTVEGAEDRYRNLPLGNFAVPHRFRGPDRVQVVFPTITDKGDVEYIYSWHSLKDVQPITLSRTHRQNKVRVMAELAPIMKEHLKLEQDTIALENQSVRINKIAQLVAVSDFYSSQLELYEKAIDETEKLIKKVEELSAVYVRIVRETLIGTRIADFNPDLLLDLHVPLDAQYERVKAEYQYMKDTAQAYYELLRESQGLNR, from the coding sequence GTGGAGTTGCTGCTGGTTTTTCTATTTATGGGTCTGATCGCATATCTGTTTTTGCAGTATCACAACTATAAAATCCGAGCCATTATCAACAGCAATGTTGTGACGGTTGAGGGAGCCGAAGACCGCTACCGAAATCTACCCTTGGGCAATTTCGCGGTTCCCCATCGATTTCGTGGACCCGATCGCGTTCAAGTCGTGTTTCCAACTATTACCGATAAAGGCGATGTGGAATATATCTACTCGTGGCACAGCTTAAAAGATGTTCAACCGATCACCCTGTCGCGCACTCATCGGCAAAACAAAGTCCGCGTGATGGCAGAACTCGCGCCGATCATGAAAGAACATTTGAAACTTGAACAAGATACGATCGCGCTCGAAAATCAATCGGTCAGAATTAATAAAATTGCTCAACTCGTTGCGGTTTCTGATTTTTATTCATCGCAGTTAGAGCTTTATGAAAAAGCGATCGACGAAACCGAAAAACTGATCAAAAAAGTCGAAGAACTTAGCGCCGTCTATGTCCGAATCGTGCGAGAGACTTTAATCGGAACTCGAATTGCCGATTTTAACCCCGATCTTTTACTCGACTTGCACGTCCCACTGGATGCCCAATACGAGCGTGTCAAAGCCGAATATCAATACATGAAAGACACCGCCCAAGCCTATTACGAACTCCTCAGAGAAAGCCAAGGCTTGAACCGCTAG
- a CDS encoding ABC transporter (similar to AA sequence:cyanobase_aa:LBDG_19810) → MRSSLHRSSLSTLWQDSLTVFWGDWLDLRVRVTQIVASGLVSPLIYILAFGLGLGSSLDSVTKPSAGDNYLQFILPGMVALSSMVISFGGTTFSICGDRLFTKTFEEILLVPVHPLAVHLGKMLAGIIRGLLTASAVILVAVLFTGKVWSFLNPLFLLVLILNCAVFAGLGVIVGLNVKSLEGVGIYNNFVIVPMSFLGGTFFDAATLPALLKAIVYLLPLTYTSLGLRAAAYLPIAQFPWFVIPVLLVMAIALSAVGAYQFSHLQD, encoded by the coding sequence ATGCGATCGTCTCTCCATCGTTCTTCTCTGTCTACCTTGTGGCAAGACAGCCTCACCGTGTTTTGGGGTGATTGGCTCGATTTGCGAGTGAGAGTCACGCAGATTGTCGCTTCAGGATTAGTATCGCCGTTAATTTATATTTTGGCGTTTGGATTGGGGTTGGGAAGTTCGCTCGATAGTGTGACCAAACCGAGCGCAGGCGATAACTATCTGCAATTTATTTTGCCGGGAATGGTGGCGTTGTCTTCGATGGTGATTAGTTTCGGGGGCACGACCTTTTCGATTTGTGGCGATCGCTTATTTACGAAAACGTTTGAAGAGATCCTACTCGTTCCGGTTCATCCGCTGGCAGTGCATCTCGGCAAAATGCTGGCAGGAATTATTCGCGGATTGCTAACAGCGAGTGCAGTCATTTTGGTGGCAGTTCTGTTTACAGGAAAAGTTTGGAGTTTCTTAAATCCGTTATTCTTGCTCGTTCTGATTTTGAATTGTGCCGTATTTGCGGGTTTGGGAGTGATTGTTGGATTGAATGTGAAATCTTTAGAAGGTGTTGGAATTTATAACAATTTCGTGATTGTTCCAATGTCATTTTTAGGTGGAACTTTCTTTGATGCCGCAACTTTACCCGCATTGTTAAAAGCGATCGTATACTTGTTACCGCTGACGTATACCAGTTTAGGTTTGAGAGCAGCGGCTTATTTACCGATCGCACAATTTCCCTGGTTTGTGATTCCAGTTTTGCTCGTGATGGCGATCGCGCTTTCGGCAGTGGGCGCATATCAGTTCTCGCACTTGCAAGATTGA